The Scleropages formosus chromosome 21, fSclFor1.1, whole genome shotgun sequence DNA segment TACTACAAAGAAACCAAGGACCAGTTCAATATGAAGCAAAATGGGTGCCTGGGTCCCCCAGAGGAGGGCCTTTACATACCTCATTCTTGAAAATGGTGCGGTAGGTCACCCTTATTTGTAGGGCCATCTCTGCCTTGACACACAATATGCCACCTTTCCTCTCAATGGTGTAGTTGCCCACCACCAGCTCGGGTGGTGTCGGGCCAGCAGCTGGGGTGGTGGTAGCCATAGTGGAATAAGCAGTCTTTGTGATGCTAGGTGCCCGTGTACCAGTGGTAAACCCAGTTATGGTGGCTAGCATGACCTTCTGTAAGGATTGTGGAAGCAGTCTCTGCTGTAGAAGACAGCACCTTTGATGGGGTTGTCTCCATGGGAGTTGACTTTGTAGGGAGGGCCTCAGTCACCACAGCGGTGGTTGAAGCATTCATGGTTGTAGGTACCTCTGTTAGGGTGGTAGATGATGCACTAGCGAATGCCCCTGCGGTGACCGTGGAAGCCATTTGGCTCGTCTCCGTAGTTGTAGAAGCCAACTCCTCCCAAGGGTAGGGAAATTTTGAGGAGACTGGCCCCTCCATGGTAGAGGTACTCTCTTCAGTGGTAGAAGACCATTCTTCCCAAGTGTAGCCCATCTTTGTTGCAGATGTTTGCTCCTCTGAACCAGAGGCAGTTTCCACAGTAGAGGAAGCAAAGTCTTTCCAATTGTAAGCGCCATCTTCCATTGTTGAAGAAAGATCTGATACAGTGGTCGTCTTCATAGTAGACGCCGTTTCAGGGATAGACGTGACACCCCCAAAAACTGGCCTGTGACCATATGGCAAGGTATACAGGTATGGTGCAGTTGTTGGCATTGTGAGACGTATAGCTGTTCtcttctgagagagagagatggctgGAGGGAGAAACAGTGGGATCTGTTTAGTCATAGTTCTGACCCAGAGTATAGCCAAGCATTAGCTAGAGCGCTAATCACCATACTAAAAAGGTGAATCTTGAAATAGCTCGTAGTGTTAGAGCTGCCTTCAGGTCCAAATCCTGCTTTTAGCTGTACCAGTACCTTCATATAAGGGACATACCCTTAATTGTGCCAGTAGaaggtacccagctgtatagatgggtaaatttgAACATTGCAAGTTGGAGAAACTGCTAGATGAGCACATATGGTTGCCAGGTCACATGGTGGTATGAGGCTTTAAACTTTGCCAGTTTGACTCCAGGCAGTCACAGCTGGCTAGCTGTCTTACTAGAACTATCCCACACATTGATTTGTATGTTTGAAATTACTAGTCACAAAAAACCTATTCCATTAGAGGCCTGGTCACAGTTTGATGTATTTGGAAGGTAAATACATGTCATTGTTAAATGGTGACTTGTGGCTCAGAAATGCTACTTCCcccccttggggggggggttacctcATGAGCCAATTCAGAAACAAGTTATACAAGGCAAGCCTGTATCTGCACAGGCAATTACCATTACCTGTGTCATACTAGACTCATTAGACATGAGCAGCTATAAGGTTGAGCTTCCAACTGCTACCAAATGGTGGCATTTAGTACCATTTCACCAGGTGAATACCACTTCTAGCCAAATTTGCACAAGATCATACAATTAAGTGCAATACTTAATCCCTGTAATAGGGAAAAGCCAAGAACTGTGGTAGTCAAAGTTCTACTTCTTAAGGTAGTGCTTAATGGTTGCATCAAGTTGTGACTCAGAATTTGACCATCCCTCCTCCCCAGTCAAAGATCAAACCTGAATCCAGCCCACTTCAGAAATACCATTTACTATACACCATCCACCACAAAATTATAGTGAACTGCAAGGCCATGATACTTGGCATTCTGAGAATGAAGATATTTCAAAAACTCTTAATGGTTAAAGCAAGCTCCTATTGAATGCACTGGTGTTCTTGAGACAAAGTGAACAAACGCTCACCTATGACCAAGGACAGGGCCAAAGCCATTGTGAGCAGACGCAGCCTGGTTCTCCTCATGGTGACCATGGGTCCTCCAAACAAGACACTGATGATGTCCATCAAGGGCCTCAAATCAGCATTAAGTACTCCAGGGACCAACCCCGCTCACTGCATACAAAACACAAGGGAGCAGCTGCACCAGTCAACCTGCTCCTCACCACGGGCTGCTTCCCGTACACTAGACAGTTGTCAGTCATTCATCCCGCGCGGCCTTTTAACTGATCGCTGGCTCGTGAAGGACGCACGCGACGGGGGCGTTCCGTTACGGAGGGACCCGCCCACAACATCTAAATATGGTCAATCCAGGGCGGCGCTCATTAACGGAGGACAAAGTCTCAATTTACGGTATTTAGCCTAGGGAACTGAAATCCCAGGGTAAAAACTGCTAATTGACTATAGGATAGATTAAGTGGACCGACGCAAATTGTATCATGAGTCGtgtaatatttattctgtttatcagttttattggaaattttgtcttttttacttgcattaattttaataaagatggaaaaatcagatattattattattattattattattattattattatttacagcggtcattaaaaaatagaaagctagctcaaacatttaaattaaccGGCTTTCGCAGATTCACGCTCGCTGTATAGTTTATACTAGCCAAAATACGTGCggataaatgtttcaaaagttTCGAAAATTTAATTTGGTTGCCATTTAAAGACTTAATTCTGTCGATCGATGCGACATGATTTTTTGacgcttataattatttacagcaaTAGCCACACaacttatatatatatggaaatatGGTATTCCATTGCTCGTAGCGAATATAGTCAGAGCTGGAGTCTGAGAAGAGCGTTTTAAAGTATGGACATAGATAGACCCTCACTTCGTCATTCTCTAAATTTACTGGAATCCTCTGCTGTAGTATTGCCTGTGCAGCAAGGGACTGCCCTGAACTACTTAGTTATAGTTAcacggctgtataaatgagcaattaaTTGGAATTAGCTCGGTATACAAACATAccattgtgtttgtaaatcGCTAAGTTAGAGGAGAAaatcgtcagctaaatgaatgcaatttGAGATGATGCGGTTCTGATaacttacatttgttcatttaagatAATGATCCCTTCCCcccgagggggtgcggtggcgcggtggcgcagtgggttggaccgcagtcctgctctccggtgggtctggggttcgagtcccgcttggggtgccttgtgacggactggcgtcccgtcctgggtgtgtcccctccccctccagccttgcgccctgagttgccgggttaggctccggttccccgtgaccctgtatgggacaagcggttctgaaaatgtgtgtgtgtgtgtgtgtgtgtcccttcccccccccgCGCCCcgtcaaagcgacttacagtattacggttacacttatttaccagtttaataCGGGTGActaatttttattgcagcaggagttaggaaagtaccttgctcgagtaCTACAGTCGTGGTACAGAGTCAGAATCTGAGAGAGGAATCGAACCTACAACTTTCGGCTCTAGAGGCAGTAACTTTAACCACGATGCTAGCAGCTGTCTCGAGAACGTCCTCTTAAGATGATATACAAATTTGGAATGTTACATTTAGACAGTAGGAagcaaaaaaatcaagttaGCCACGTTTACAGTTGCTCGGCTATTGGCGAATGTGACATGAGCGTGAAAACTACAAATCCCACAATTACCATGTCTTTGACTGTATTACACGTTAAACCCTGAGACAGTTGAAAAGCGTCATAACAGCGCGACAGACGGACAGGGAGCAGTGTGGCAAGACGCTTAACAGAGGCAGGGGGTGATGTGAATATTATTGGTTTACAGCCGCTGACATTCAGAAATAAACATGTGATGCTGATAAATAACTGAGGCGTAACTTGTCACATGCTGTAAATGTAGTAGGCCGCTGTTATATACATTCGTGTGGATAACGAGCTAAAGAAGAGCAAGAGAggctgctactactactagaCTAGACTAGGCGGAGGTCTCTTGAGCCGCACGCGAGTCTCGTCTCGGTGAAACGAGTCAGGACATGTCATCATCGTGACATGGACTCCAGCGTGGCCTTCCTCAAGTACGAGCTGGTCTCCACCATCGAGCAAACGGTGCGCTGCGTCGTGGTCGTGAAGACCGTGCCTCGGGCGGGGGACGCCGGCACGGGACACGGGTGGTGGCGCACGTGGCCAAGCTGAAGCTGCAGGCGATGTGTCACGGACGTGTTTTGTAGAAGAGTGTCTGCCCCATGCTAAGTTGATCGAGGATTTACATCGTTTGATTTCGTaggacactgactgactgtttCTGCGTTGTTGTGTGTTATGCTGTGTATAATGTATGTTTTCAACCAAAAAAAGTGTTGTCTTGTAATGTTTAGACTTTGGTGACGGAGATCTACAGTAGCATGACGATGATGACCTTGACTTTCAACGGCTGTCCTATTAGcccattataataataacaa contains these protein-coding regions:
- the LOC114909270 gene encoding mucin-5AC-like, whose translation is MDIISVLFGGPMVTMRRTRLRLLTMALALSLVIAISLSQKRTAIRLTMPTTAPYLYTLPYGHRPVFGGVTSIPETASTMKTTTVSDLSSTMEDGAYNWKDFASSTVETASGSEEQTSATKMGYTWEEWSSTTEESTSTMEGPVSSKFPYPWEELASTTTETSQMASTVTAGAFASASSTTLTEVPTTMNASTTAVVTEALPTKSTPMETTPSKVLSSTAETASTILTEGHASHHNWVYHWYTGT